The stretch of DNA ACTTATCCGTCAGTCTTCCATTTTGCAGCACCACGTGGTCCGCCCCTCTCAGAGTATCAAAGCAAGTATTCATCAttcgggacacacacacacacacaccatgatttCATTCtcacatttttttatatttttatatcaTACCTCATATCTTTCCATCTtgtcgtccccccccccaccAGTGGATGACATGGAAGGTCATTATGGAGCTGCGGTCAAAAGCAAGTAACACCAttgttgttctctctcctttctctgttaTTTGTCTGTAGTTTGTGTCTCCTTCCTCTTAGACGCTCTAGTAGTTGCAGTGTAACTTAGTTGAGAAATACTACTTCCCAAAGTCTTACGGCGTTCGTATGTGTGAAGTCTCGTAGCGCTAGACATGACAACTCTGGTAACTGTTGTAGCTAGACGCCACCATGCTGCTGCAATGTTGTCCTTGTCATCCTGACCTCATCCTTTTATGTGGTCTTGATGCAGAAGTCCCTTTCCCAAagcttccatggctggtcctCAACATCCTATGATTCTTTCAATAGGTTAAatgtctttctttttctcttgTTATTTTCGTCAGGCGTCCACCAGGACAACTATGAGGCGATGTGGTTCGAGAGGACCGAGGACGTCGTCACGGGAGAGTCCATGCACGTCTACAAGGGGGGCTACTGGGAGGCGAAGGACCACGGCAACTGGGACATTTGCCCAGATATATATTGATCCCCCCCCCGATCAGCGAATTGTACTAACCCAGGCATTTGGAACAAGCCACAAGCTgccctttttccccccaattgAGGAAGGGACAAACTGGGTCGACCCTGTTtaaccccaaccctccctcttTCAGGATAGATTTTGGGTTGTAATGCCCCTTACCTCTCCCCTATCACTCTCTGTGGGGATGGTGTGCATAGGGGCTGTGAGACCCTGTAGGACAATGCAACCGGACAGGGGGAAAGACCTGCTTTCTTCTGCCTTCATCTTCCATGTAGGGTCAACttgcccctagatgctgatctggggtcagttttgcatttcccccgctaatgtttaaggttaggattgggggagctGAAGCTGATCCAAGATCTGTAGCTAGGGAAAACGTCACCCCTGAAAGCTTAATCTTCACTACAATGATTAGATATCTCCCTTTAGAGCCACTGCCACTGGCTAGACCTCTGTGTCTTCTGTTTCTTCCTTTGCTGCTCTCTTTCTCACCCACTCCATCTCTTGTTATGTTAGTCTGTGGAAAAGACTGGGGGCAGATAGGTGGTCTGGTTGATGGTGTTAAATCGCTAGACTCTATCAAACACTAACTCTACCTTGCTCCTTTTCCAAAGGATATGGACTAAATGCATATGGACATGAACAGTTTGTGTGAGAGAAGAGGGGGGTTATAATAGCAATGGGTTGGTGCTTATGTCTGCTTTGAGGCTGCCAGATTTTCAAAGCTTCACAAATGCTGtttaagaggtgtgtgtgtgtttgtttgagagAAAGGGGGTGAGCAACAAATGCAGGAGCccacgtgtgtgtgcatgagaaaatgtgtgtgtgagagaacccAGTGACACCACATTAGCTCCTCTGCTGTGGCTGTTTGGGCTCGGAGCCTGTTATCCCTCTCAAAGCAGCTAAATGAAGGATATATCGTCATAAAGTACTATTTAAACAGTTCCTACTACGTCCTACATCCCAAAGATGActtccacctcttcaacagcaaAACAATCTAGCGTAGCCTTATCGTTTTCTATTATGGTTAGTGTATGAAGCAGACTCGACCATAACATATTGGAATAGTGGCCTAGTAATTtagtgtccaaaatggcaccctattccctataaagtgcactataaATGAATAGGGATGCATCAAGAGATTACTTGTAATCTACTTTAACTAAAGTGTGTGTGCACTAGTACAGTGTGTGAGGTTTGAGTTCCAAAAATAAGAATTCACATTTTATTTTCAAGTGTACTTACAAAATGTTTCTGAGACCGAGGAAAAAAAAGGAATAttgctaatatttgtgtaaataaTATTGAATAGTTAGATCTAAGTATGGTGATTGTTTAAGGTCAGAGAGAACTCCCATTGGTTTCTGTAAAATAGAACATGACTGTTTCTCCATTAATTGTAAGTCAACTAACTTGTTTGATTACTTTTCTCCTACTCCCTGGCCCCGTACACACTCACTTTGTACAATACGTTTGATCCAGTTACACTGCTGTAAGACACCACAATAGTTGTAAAAAAAATATCATTGTCAGGTGCTAGTTTACTGGACTTGTCTTAAGTTCATATGGTCTATCTTTGAGTTTCCTTTCTCTGTCCTCCCATTTGTTGTAGTTCCCCATCTTTAAGTTCATTCATTCTCTTATGGATCTTGGTCAGTGCGCTGAGTATAACAGCATCGCAGGGTGATGTAATAAAGCCTGACTGGAGAAGTGCACACTTGCTTTATAGTGTCATTATTCCTTTAATGCAACACACTAAAGTGGGCAAAAAGCTCACAATGGTGATCTAGTGGACCACTCAGAAAAAAAGGTTGGGAGACCCACTGGTATAACAATTTGCTTTGTTTAATGGAACATTGCATTACGACAGTAAACATAGTAAGAGTTCAAGTAAAGAATTCTTCCAGCCCATTCCAGCAGCCTCACACACAGCTAGCATAGCCATGTTGGCTCTACCCCCTAGGCACTGTGTAGATCTGAAAAGGATTGGATTAAGCAATATGGTGAAAATTCCACCTAGGCTATTGAGGGAAAGATCAAATGCCTTCATCCTGGAGGAACTGCAATaccgggtcgatgcgtggagcggacggagcaagccccTTTTCTGACTGGTTCTCTCATATCTACATGAAGTGCCTAGAGGGTGGTTCTCTCATATCTACATGAAGTGCCTAGAGGGTAGTTCTCAACAGCTGTAGATCTGAACGTCCCATCAGTCAACCAAGTGCACTCCCTCTACTTGTCCCCTTTGCCACCTTTCCGTGCAGCTTTTGGGTTCCTGGGCTGTGATTTCTGCAGCATAGCAAGTGTGTCCCTCTTCTCAATCTTCCTCAGCTGTTTCTTCTTCATCCTCTTGATCTTTGCTGTGTTCcggatctgggggggggggtgtaacagtTAGCCTGGGGCCATATGTTTCAAGTGTCAGAGTAAGAGGGCTGATGTAGGATCAGTattgccttttagatcacaaaTGAACAAGATAACATGGGCATGGGAGAACCTGATCAGAGAACAGCACTTCTACTCCGAGACAATTGATACATACGGCCTCTGAAGTCAGCAATAGAGATCTGCCTGGCTCACATAGGTTACAGTGAGAAAAAGACCCCCCATCTCCCCCATCATCTCACTTGGGATCACGTGGGGATGTGTTGACTTACCACTtgcacaacctctcccttcctctcgttCTCAGCTCGCCTTTTCAAATTCTCCTCATGCCTCTTCCTCTTTTCCTGTAAGGGACAAAAGACAGCCCCAAACAATGACATCACGAGGGGACACCTAAATAATCACAGTTGCACTGCCAACCTCTGATGTGTGGTCCATATACTAATGGTGTGTTCCAAGACATCTGGGAACTCAAAAAAAAATATCTAATCACGACGCCAGTGAGCGTCAGGTTGGGAAGTCAGAACTCTAGATAGAGGCCCAAGTTAAAAACGATTTcccccagtcggagctcgtttcccagttgtcttgaacgcactgaagtcggagatGTCTaattttccagttgttttgaacgcagttTACTCACTACTTAAGATATGTGCACTCTGTAATATGAACAGGCGACGACACAGACCTCTTTCTCCCTGGCCTTGTCCTCCTTCAGTTGAAGGGAATATTTCTTCAccagctccttctctctcttggcCTCCATCTTCTTCTCCCAGGAGGAGCACAGTTGCTTATCTCTTACAACAGCCGAGAACCTGAAAAACAAAGGAGTTCTATAAAAGGTACATTATCATAAACAATTTCTAGGCAGTGTTTGCATGGGCTGGGCTGACTAGTAACCGTTTGCATATGCAGGCAGTTAATACATTGTAGGCTATTGCAACTTGCCACTACTGACCTTTGCTTGTTGCGGTCCTTCCATACCCGTCCGGATTTCGGTTTACCCAAAGGTATCACGTCAAGTTTCTCATTTGACTCTGAACGAGTCCTCTTTTTGGCCGTTTTATTTGGGCGGTGCGGAACAGTCTCCATTGGTACGGGACCAACCTTGTTTTCCTTCTCGTTGCAATGACGTGACACAGCTGGAATAACTGCACCTAATGATTTCCCTACAGGTGTGTCTGATTTGACCAGTTTTGGACATGCTTCAGCTGTTGCCAATGCATTTGATTTGGACTCGCTGCTTGGAAGTTTTTTCGCACGAGTCTCGTCGGCAACTGGTTCAACGACTGGTTCGGGTTCCGTCTGGTTCTCTGCGTTCTCATTCGGTAACTCTTGAATTACAGATTTCCTTGTTCGGCGTGTTGGAGTCTTCGGTACTTCAGAGTCAAGATACACAGCTGGGGTCCGTACTCTGCGCCCGCTACGAGTCCGAGTCACAATGGGTGGAGGCAACTCGTCCTCTTCGGCGCTCAGTCCTTCGTTTGGTGTTATTTTCTCACTTGTCGACATATTGTCAAAATTATATGACTGTGTGACCACAAATAATCAATACATATGTTATTTACAGACCGTAAGAAGCGACAACCTGAGCAGAGTTTGGAAGCACACGTGTGTAAGCGATTACAGGAAGTACGAGCATACAGTTTAGTTTGTGCCTTGAGCATTCTATGAGACTGCCGCCTACCGGTAAGGCGTTAGTACTGTCAAAACAGACATCGTCACATGACAATATCCAACTTCCGCATCTCATCTGTTAAAgttcagtcaatcagtcagtgcATCACGACATTCAGACATGGCTTGCTCAAGGGTTGGAGTTGTGCTACTGTGTTCCCTCTTTGCAAGTACAGTAAGTACTCTTACATGGTTCATTTCGTAGTAGCTTAGACTGAATTAGTTGGAAAAGAGAACATGCATGTTATTGTTTCATACAGCTCACAGATAGCAAGCTAACTAGTCAGAATTCAAGCCTCCTTTTGGAATGCACTTAAAAGTTGAATGATGTTTAGATTTAGCCTATAACTTGGAACTAATCGCAGGTTCCTTGAATCATTTGCCCGCTAGTGCACTGATTTAGCATATCTGTGTTGATTGCTTTTAAAGTAGTTAACTAGCAGCATTTCAAACTCTGCTTAATTGACATGAACTACCACAGTTGATCTACTGCAAACCATAGAAATCAATAACTTAAATTATTATTAGAATGACCTCTATCCCCTCTGTATTCATTTTAATCGAGAAGTAGGGCTTTTCAACTTTGGAAAAGCGTTAAGTCTATAACACATCGTAACAGATTGTAGTTTTGGCAACAGAAAAAGCAGAATGTCGGCCAAGTTTCACACCGCCCCGACTGGACTTCCTCTCAATACCATATATTTGGTGGTGAGAGAACGTTCTAAACGGATGCTTCAGCTTTATAGCCCCTGTGACGTGTCTGGGTTAACCCTTCTGTCTGTGGTTGATCTACTGCAATTAATAACGTAAATGTGCATTACAATGGCCTCTTTTGCTCTCTGTATTCATTTTCATCGAGATGTAGGCCTTTTCATTTTATACACCCAGAAACGGCACTTAGGGGGCAGAGATTGGCAGTCACGTTGTTGTTGCCAACCTTGTACCGTCACCTGATAAATCATCCCTTCACCATAAAAAGCTGAACCTGTAACAGAACAGTTGCATGACTGCAATTAAATTCTATCAGTTGCTCTCAAGATGGGGCCACTCAGACAACTATCTCTCTAAAGTCAGTTTGCTGTAGCCATAATAAAAAACAGCACACTGACCGCATGGCTCAGCAAGATTTAAAATGACGGTATGTGACTCTTACTCTGAAATCTCTTTCAGCTTGGTGTGCCGCAGACCTTCAGTGTGGACTACAAGAACGACTGCTTCCGTAAGGATGGGGAGGAGTTCCGCTACATCTCCGGTAGCATCCACTACAACAGGATCCCCAGGGCCTACTGGAAAGACAGGCTACTCAAGATGTATATGGCCGGACTGAACGCCATTCAGACGTATGTAAACTTAGGCTGACGACATGTtgttaaaaaaaactaaaaaaacaatggcatcagcgattggatcgtctctaaccaatcagagtatcaaagccaatgacgatTTTGCAAACTGCCActttacccacgtgtgttctggctctggcccaacccattggTTTCTGAACCAATCTGGGTCGGGAGGGATGCTCAGATCCAGACTCGTTGTGGAGAAGAAACTTACGTCTGTAGGCTTGGCGTAGCGTTTAGTCTGGTTATCCAGGCAAATGTAGACTGACCACTATGTCATAAATAAACTGAATGCCAACCAGTTAGATGAGTGTCTTCAATGTTCCTTCTAGTTTTCAGGTAGTCATTTCAGTGGCCCGTTGGTACATAGGATTGACGTTGATCAAAGTAATTCAAAGAGCCATTTAATCACATAACCTCCAAATGTTGATAACCCGACAGAATTCCTTCGTCGGGCCTTAAACCTGAGAAAGAGCTATGATTTACCATTCAGTGGTATGGACTTAATTAGTacatcattgtccatttgacatTCCAGGTACGTCCCCTGGAATTTCCACGAGCCCTCCCCGGATCGGTACAACTTCAGTGGGGACAGGGATCTAGAACACTTCCTGCAGTTGGCCCAAGACATTGGTCTGCTGGTTGTACTGAGGCCTGGGCCCTACATCTGTGGAGAGTGGGATATGGTGAGAGAATGACTAAACAATTGTTTTATGATAAATATACCTGTTGATGATATGATGTGTAATAATGTTGGCAAATTGTGCCTGTATTCCAAGTTGTTTTCGGAAGACGATCAATCACGATGTAGTAACGGCACTTCGACATCCGCAGTGTGTTTGTTTCTTGACGGACTGTGTGATAATTTGCCCGTTTCTTGACCTGGTCTTTAGGGGGGTTTGCCTGCCTGGCTGCTCCACAAGAAAGACATTGTCCTGCGTTCCTCAGACCCAGGTGTGTATTGACCGTCAGATGTGACTGCAATGGATTCCATTAGTATTACAATATAAGAATTGTGTTTTTATGACACCTAAATCAAATTCTTTCAGATTACATTGCGGCTGTTGACAAGTGGATGGGCAAACTACTGCCAATGTTGAAGCCATTCCTTTATCAGAACGGTGGCCCAATCATCACTGTTCAGGTGAGCCATGTTGATATTCAATgattaataaaacatttattggGGATTCAAAGTTTGGGTAACTTCATATTGTGCCTTAACTCTACAATTCAATAAAGACTGTTTGTCAAACATTGCCTCTCATCTCCTCAACAAGagcccatttctctctctcctctccctcccctctccttctccctcttagGTGGAGAATGAGTACGGCAGCTACTTTGCCTGTGACTACAACTACCTGCGTCACCTGACCAGTCTGTTCCGCTCCCACCTGGGGAACGACGTGGTGCTGTTCACCACAGACGGGGCCGGTGCCGGGTACCTCAAGTGTGGCTCTCTGCAGGGTCTCTACGCCACTGTGGACTTTGGCCCAGGTAGGCTTCTGGGGCACAGATCTAGAAAACATGTGTATTCCCAAAATCACTACCATACTGATAATAGGGAAATGGCAAAACTGACATTAGATCGGTGTCAAGAGGGAACTGATGCAGGTCAAAATATACACAACAAAGGTCAATGGTGATACATTGTCTGTGAAATGCCTGGGATAGTTACTTACTAAATGGAACAGGAATAATTTGAAGAAGAATATAAGTGTTCAGTTGGTATGGTATCTGTCTGTCTTAGATCTGGGTGGTTGTCGATTCATGTGACGTCTAACCTATCCTATTTTCTTTGTTTGCCAAAACAGACGCTTTGACTCATTGCGCCTTAGAAATCTATGACGGGTGTGTTTTACCATCGTATGCAGAATTGTTCAACAACTGTGTCTGTCTTTGCGTGTGTCTGCCTGTgcatttgtatttgtttaacagGTGGGAATGTGTCTGCTGCATTTGAtgcacagagacaggcagagcccCATGGACCCTTGGTAAGCATGTTTGTCAGTAGatgtttatttttgtatatatatatatatatatatatattttttttatattatttttttttctcTACTCCAGATACAAACTTATACATATGAACAACAACTTACAGACGCACACAAACCATAACTACATGTCATTAGATGTTAGTGGGAAAAGTCCAACACACTTCTGTCCTCTCTAGCATAGCCAGATAGTGCTGACTGTATCATGTGTTGCAGGTGAACTCTGAGTTCTACACTGGCTGGCTGGACCACTGGGGAGAGCATCACTCTACAGTGTCCACCGCCATCGTTGCCAAGTCCCTCAACGAGATCCTCGCCATTGGCGCCAGCGTTAATCTGTGAGTTGTGGCGGATGGATATTGGATATAGACGGAGAGATGAATTGATTGGTGATAGAATTATGACTATTATCCAATCAACAATGATTGATAGGAATATGTGTTGACATCATCACACATGAAACATTTAACATCAAAAAGGCACAGAGGATTTTTCAACTATTGACAAGTTATAAACCTCTGTGCAGATACATGTTTATTGGAGGAACCAATTTCGGATACTGGAATGGTGAGTAAAATTATTCAATGCTCCCATAGTCTCTATTGCTCTATTGCAGAACCCAATCTAGTTCACTTTATTTGGGTTTGGCCATGATGTGaagattatttttttaaagtgataatgcccaagaagccagtgtttggaggatgtaTTGGCACGGGTGTCGTTAGGCCCAAGACAAATTcaagtcagatggaacagagtaaataggcattttaacatcatagatttagccggtggtaacttgtcgaatagacaccggctggaatgcggttttagccaatcagcgttcaggattagacccactcgTTGTATAAAATCAATTGTTTTTCTCTTAATATTCTCAGGTGCCAATACCCCCTATGCCCCCCAGCCTACTAGTTATGACTATGACGCCCCTCTCACTGAGGCAGGAGACCTCACTGACAAATATTTTGCCATCCAGGATGTCATCAAACTGGTTGGTAACAGAGTTGTCGTACATACAACATGTTTGATTAGATTATGCTTTCTTGTGACTTTTTTTTATAGCAAAAGTTTCTACCGTCAGCATTTTAGTACCCTGACTTCTTATAAGTTTGTAATTTAAAGGAAAATCGGTCCGTTTTACAAATGATCACCTAATGATGTCATATCCACTTGTATTTTCTCCCAACAGTATCGGAAGATACCAGAGGGACCCGTGCTTCCATCAACACCTAAATATGCCTACGGAGCTGTGCCAATGAAGAAGGTCGATCATCTTCAGACATTTAAACATTTGAGTTAGCACTTTTATCGacgtttatttgtcatgtgcacGGATCAAAGAGAAGTGTACACACAGTACAATGAAATGCTAAAAAAAAGGCActgctgagattcgaactcaggatctcctgtttactagacaggcgctttaaccaactaagccacagcgcCGGGTAGAAATGACTTTACCTTCACCTGACCTTGTTGACACATGGCACACAGTGCGGAGAAGTGTTGCAATATTTACATTTGaacattttagtcattaagcAGATCTTATTCAGAGAGacttagttagtgcattcatcttaagatagctaggtgggacaaccacatatcacaggcatagaaagtaCATTTTTCAGTTGAGTCTGAGCTAGTGGAGGGTGGGGGGGTCAAGTGTAAGTGCTGGTTAAgtgtttattatatatatatatatatatatatatatatatatatatatatatatatatatatatatatatatatatatatatatatatatatatatataataatctcaTAGGCATGTCATAATACTCTAAAAGCAAATGgatattttctatttttttctcTTGTGTTGATTGAGCATGGAGTGTACACACTGTAGAATAGAATCCAGTAGATTCCAACAGAATGCGTTTCTTTCTGCCTCCTCAGCTCCACACAGTAGTCGATGCTCTAGATATACTATCCTTCTCCGGTCCTGTCAAAAGCGTCTACCCGTTGACCTTCATTGAGATGAACCAAGTACGTCCACAAGCtcaatgtctgtctgtccttttCTACACTAAGTATAAGCAGCTATGGTTGTTATGAGCCAAAATGGCTGAGAGGCTTTACTCCGTTTATTTTGTTTTCTCTCCAAAAAGCCGTTTGGGTTCGTCCTCTATCAGACCAAGCTGCCTGTGGACTGCAGTAAGCTCACCCCTCTGTCCTCACCACTGAATGGAGTCCACGACCGGGCATATGTATCAGTCGACGGGGTGAGTTAGTCCTCAACTTCCCCTGCAATTCATTTGGTTTGCACCAACAAGTTAACATGTTGGTGCTCAACAATGGTCACAGGTCACAAATCCTTGTCCAAGGAGGACAGTTTCTTGTCCCATCTGCACTAGAACACCCAATTTAGACTTTGTTTAGTGAAATCTGTGTTGTAGTGCTGGACTGGAACCGAGATCTGCACACCATGTAGTTTTCCAGAACCAGGGTTGGTGATCACTGTCATTCATACAAAGTCAGACTGAATTAGATTATTATCTCaaaagaggacgagagaaaagTCTTCAGGTTCTTCAAAAAAGGAAAATGTCTGTCATTAGGTTGCTGTTGGGATCCTAGAGAGGGACAAGGCCCTGACCATCAACGTGACTGGGAAGGCTGGGAGTCAGGTGGACATACTGGTGGAGAATATGGGCAGAGTCAACTATGGGAAAGACATCAACGACTTTAAGGCAAGAGGTTATTTAAAGCTGGCTCCCGAGTAAACATTTAACTAGCACCCTTCCATTAGCTGCTTAATTCTACATAACATTATTCGGTCCCACTGAACATTATGGGCTTGTTTCCTGGAAATAGACTAAGCAAAGTTCTAGACTAAGAAGCATTTAGTAGAATTTTAATTGAACCTGCTATTTAGTCCACCATTAGTATTAATTTGAGTCTGGGAAACCAactatgcacacatacacaactaTGATGTTTtgactctctcccactctctctacaCAGGGCCTGGTGTCTAACCTGACATTGGGGGCCGACATCCTCACCGGCTGGGAAGTCTACAGCCTCAGCATCGACCAGGCTGTTAGCCAGGGTCTTCTCTGGGGGATGGGCTCCAGGGAAGCTGGCACCCCACCaccttctcccctctccatcccctccttcTATGGGGGCACCTTTGTCATCCCGGACGGCATCCCAGACCTGCCCCAGGACACCTACATCCAGTTCCCTGACTGGAGAAAGGTGAGGTTTTACCTTTTTTTAAGGAGATTTTAATTGTTTATTGaactgtactgtatgttgttcCTGAGCAGGCACCCCAACTGCAAATTACCTTTTATAGATGTGACTGACTAGTCAACTGCAAATTACCTTATAGCTAATGTAACTGATCTGTGTCTTCTGTGCGATGACAAGACTGGtgtgttagccctctgagctaaagcctagacaTTAGCCTTAGACACACCTCTTCAGATCTCAGGCAAGGGTACTCATCACATAAGTGTGGTTTACTGAACCACGTTAGTTTCATATACCCTGGTGCAGCATATTTGTTCATGGTCCCTGACACTACAGAGTCCTGAACACCTATGTTATTTCTAGACTTTTTAAAAAtgcttttcctttgttttgttttaatcACTAGGGCCAGGTGTGGATCAACGGTTTCAACCTGGGCCGCTACTGGCCCGCTCGCGGCCCACAAATCACTTTGTACGTGCCCGCTAGCATCCTGAGCACGGCCGCGCCCAACAATGTGACCGTCCTAGAGCTGGAGGGGGACCCATGCACCCCCGGGCCATGTACTGTGGAGTTCGCCAACACCCCGGTCCTGAATGCCACGGTTAAGTCTGACCACAAACACCAGAGGGCGCTGTTCCATAAAGAGGATCTCTTATGATGAGCACTGATGACAAATGCACTTACTGTATTTATCTGGAAGTGATCTATTTGCACTGACCTTTATAAAATCAAAGAGTAATGTTTGTAATTTAATCACAGGTGGCTGTACCTCTCATATTACCTCTGACAATTCAGTGTCTTAAATCATGTAGGCTTTGTTTACACAAGGATCTGTATTCAAGGGTATTTTAGTATGAGTCATTTGAACAGTATGTATATATTTAGGGAAATTGAATCAAGTTCACCAAGGAAAATGAGTCATTTAGAAGTGCTATGAACTTGAGTAGTACTCTAAATATAAGTTGAGGCCAGTGGTGCTCAAATCATGAGCCTGGAGGTCCATAGTActgctggttttctttttatGTCGGGGCACTATGCAGCCGACAATGCCCCTTTTTAAAGGCATTTTCCCTGGATCATACGGCAACATTACCGAGGACCTGCAGCTTGTCGGGGTGCAGTCTGAGGAtagcagcaaatcaaatcaaagtttatttctcacgtgcgccgaatgcaacaggtgtagaccttacagtgaaatgcttacttacaggctctaaccaatagtgcgagaaaaaaaaagtatgtgtgtgtgtgtgtgtaggtgtgtgtaggtaagtaaagaaataaaacaacagtaaaaagacatttgaaaataacagtagcgaggctatatacagacaccggttagtcaggattattgaggtagcatgtacatgtaggtatggttaaagtgactatacagatatgatgaacagagagtagcagtagcgtaaaaagaggggttggcaggtggtgggacacaatgcagatagcccggttagccaagcactggttggtcgggccaattgaagtagtatgtacatgaatgtatagttaaagtgactatgcatatatgatgaacagagagtagcagcagcgtaaaagaaggGTTCGTGAGATCTGGCCATCTGTGCTGTTTGCGaaggccatagtggagtttggagtgtaactgtttgaggttgtggacaggtgtctttactgatactgataacaagttcaaacaggtgccattaatgtCAGGGCACTATGCAGCCGACAATGCCCCTTTTTAAAGGCATTTTCCCTGATGTTCACTGAGATCACATTCATGGTAACGCTGGCATGTCTGCTCAAGTGTAAATGACCTTTAAAAGTATCTTATAGTGCGCTGCGCTATAGAGCGCCTTGAGTTAAATCCTGCCCTATATTGTGAATTGGGGAACATGGTTGAGAAGGATGTGTGCCAAATGATCTGTACCTTATTGTGTGCCACCTAACTGCAGGGATATTATGCTCTCATTGATTTCTGTAATGAACCATTTGGTGGGTCTTGTAAATGTATAGTTCTTGTGTTCAACTCAACCTGATATGCTTCCTTTTAACAATTAGATTATTTCAAATACTTTGGGATTTCCTTGTATCTTGGTTGTTATCATTTTTGTTCATGTGTTGTTTAATGTGCAGGCACAAACCATGCTGTACCTTTTGAtttataaatgtt from Salvelinus fontinalis isolate EN_2023a chromosome 5, ASM2944872v1, whole genome shotgun sequence encodes:
- the LOC129855831 gene encoding coiled-coil domain-containing protein 86-like, whose product is MSTSEKITPNEGLSAEEDELPPPIVTRTRSGRRVRTPAVYLDSEVPKTPTRRTRKSVIQELPNENAENQTEPEPVVEPVADETRAKKLPSSESKSNALATAEACPKLVKSDTPVGKSLGAVIPAVSRHCNEKENKVGPVPMETVPHRPNKTAKKRTRSESNEKLDVIPLGKPKSGRVWKDRNKQRFSAVVRDKQLCSSWEKKMEAKREKELVKKYSLQLKEDKAREKEEKRKRHEENLKRRAENERKGEVVQVIRNTAKIKRMKKKQLRKIEKRDTLAMLQKSQPRNPKAARKGGKGDK
- the glb1 gene encoding beta-galactosidase produces the protein MACSRVGVVLLCSLFASTLGVPQTFSVDYKNDCFRKDGEEFRYISGSIHYNRIPRAYWKDRLLKMYMAGLNAIQTYVPWNFHEPSPDRYNFSGDRDLEHFLQLAQDIGLLVVLRPGPYICGEWDMGGLPAWLLHKKDIVLRSSDPDYIAAVDKWMGKLLPMLKPFLYQNGGPIITVQVENEYGSYFACDYNYLRHLTSLFRSHLGNDVVLFTTDGAGAGYLKCGSLQGLYATVDFGPGGNVSAAFDAQRQAEPHGPLVNSEFYTGWLDHWGEHHSTVSTAIVAKSLNEILAIGASVNLYMFIGGTNFGYWNGANTPYAPQPTSYDYDAPLTEAGDLTDKYFAIQDVIKLYRKIPEGPVLPSTPKYAYGAVPMKKLHTVVDALDILSFSGPVKSVYPLTFIEMNQPFGFVLYQTKLPVDCSKLTPLSSPLNGVHDRAYVSVDGVAVGILERDKALTINVTGKAGSQVDILVENMGRVNYGKDINDFKGLVSNLTLGADILTGWEVYSLSIDQAVSQGLLWGMGSREAGTPPPSPLSIPSFYGGTFVIPDGIPDLPQDTYIQFPDWRKGQVWINGFNLGRYWPARGPQITLYVPASILSTAAPNNVTVLELEGDPCTPGPCTVEFANTPVLNATVKSDHKHQRALFHKEDLL